The Onychomys torridus chromosome 4, mOncTor1.1, whole genome shotgun sequence genome includes a window with the following:
- the Cstf1 gene encoding cleavage stimulation factor subunit 1, with protein MYRTKVGLKDRQQLYKLIISQLLYDGYISIANGLINEIKPQSVCAPSEQLLHLIKLGMENDDTAVQYAIGRSDTVAPGTGIDLEFDADVQTMSPEASEYETCYVTSHKGPCRVATYSRDGQLIATGSADASVKILDTERMLAKSAMPVEVMMNETAQQNMENHPVIRTLYDHVDEVTCLAFHPTEQILASGSRDYTLKLFDYSKPSSKRAFKYIQEAEMLRSIPFHPSGDFILVGTQHPMLRLYDINSFQCFVSCNPQDQHTDAICSINYNPSANMYVTGSKDGCIKLWDGVSNRCVTTFEKAHNGAEVCSAIFSKNSKYILSSGNDSVAKLWEISTGRTLVRYTGT; from the exons ATGTACAGAACCAAAGTGGGTTTGAAGGACCGCCAGCAGCTCTACAAGCTGATCATTAGCCAGCTGCTCTATGACGGTTACATCAGCATTGCCAATGGCCTCATCAATGAGATCAAACCCCAGTCGGTGTGCGCGCCCTCGGAGCAGCTCCTGCACCTCATCAAACTAG GGATGGAAAATGATGACACCGCGGTCCAGTATGCGATTGGTCGCTCCGATACAGTTGCCCCTGGCACGGGGATTGACCTGGAGTTTGATGCAGATGTCCAGACAATGTCTCCCGAGGCTTCTGAGTATGAAACCTGCTATGTCACTTCCCACAAAGGCCCATGCCGCGTGGCCACCTATAGCAGAGACGGGCAGTTAATAGCTACAGGATCTGCTGATGCTTCCGTAAAGATACTGGACACAGAAAGAATGTTGGCCAAAAGTGCTATGCCAGTTGAG GTCATGATGAATGAGACTGCACAACAGAACATGGAGAATCACCCAGTGATTCGAACTCTCTACGACCATGTGGATGAAGTCACGTGTCTTGCTTTTCACCCGACAGAACAGATCCTGGCCTCAGGCTCAAGGGATTATACTCTAAAATTGTTTGATTATTCCAAACCGTCTTCAAAAAGAGCCTTCAAATACATTCAG GAAGCTGAGATGCTGCGCTCCATCCCTTTCCACCCTTCTGGAGACTTTATCCTGGTTGGGACTCAGCACCCTATGCTTCGCCTTTATGACATCAACAGCTTCCAGTGTTTTGTCTCTTGCAATCCCCAAGACCAGCACACCGATGCTATCTGTTCCATTAACTACAATCCTAGTGCCAACATGTACGTCACTGGCAGCAAAGATGGCTGCATCAAGCTGTGGGATGGTGTCTCCAATCGATGCGTCACAACCTTTGAGAAAGCTCACAATGGCGCCGAAGTCTGTTCTGCCATTTTCTCCAAGAATTCCAAGTACATCCTCTCAAGTGGAAATGACTCTGTAGCTAAGCTCTGGGAGATCTCCACAGGGAGGACACTGGTGAGGTACACAGGTACGTGA